From Methanobacterium congolense, one genomic window encodes:
- a CDS encoding aspartate dehydrogenase, with protein MRVGILGCGAIANIITNYAVEGKLGVDLNFFYDRDLERAENLASQVDGTVALKLEDMLENVDLVIEAAAPQAVGEVVPHVLEAGVNVIIMSVGALLNNELRERLEKIASENNARIYAPSGAIVGLDGIKAASIGKIQSASLVTRKPPKSLGIVTDEEQVLYEGKAGEAVQKFPMNINVAASLSLACGREVDVKIIADPSVNRNMHEVHVVGDFGEFTTITKNMRCSMNPKTSVLAAYSAIKLLKSLNENIRVGT; from the coding sequence ATGAGGGTAGGGATACTTGGCTGTGGCGCCATAGCTAACATAATCACCAACTACGCAGTTGAGGGAAAGCTTGGCGTTGACCTGAACTTTTTTTACGACAGAGACTTAGAAAGGGCCGAAAACCTGGCATCACAGGTTGATGGAACAGTTGCCCTTAAACTGGAGGACATGTTGGAAAACGTTGACCTTGTTATAGAGGCTGCAGCTCCACAGGCAGTTGGAGAAGTGGTTCCCCATGTACTTGAGGCAGGGGTTAACGTCATCATCATGAGTGTTGGTGCACTCCTGAACAACGAACTCAGGGAAAGGCTTGAAAAAATTGCATCAGAGAACAATGCAAGGATCTACGCACCATCTGGAGCCATTGTAGGACTTGATGGTATCAAAGCAGCTTCAATCGGTAAGATACAGAGCGCATCACTTGTAACACGCAAACCTCCAAAATCCCTTGGAATTGTAACAGATGAAGAACAGGTTCTCTACGAAGGAAAAGCTGGAGAAGCTGTCCAAAAATTTCCAATGAACATAAACGTGGCTGCATCTTTAAGCCTGGCATGTGGAAGGGAAGTGGACGTTAAGATAATAGCAGATCCATCCGTTAACAGGAACATGCACGAAGTTCACGTGGTTGGAGATTTCGGTGAGTTCACAACGATAACTAAGAACATGCGCTGTTCAATGAACCCTAAAACAAGCGTTCTTGCAGCATACTCTGCAATCAAACTCCTGAAAAGTTTGAATGAAAACATACGCGTGGGAACTTGA
- a CDS encoding tRNA(His) guanylyltransferase Thg1 family protein has product MKECEIFSNLKVPCGSNIIVRLDGRGFSKLSRRIGFKKPYDVDFARTMVETCTTFAREFAPSFVYTFSDEINVLLSDIPFAGRVEKLDSVFSGFVSSAFTTSLRKVPSFQDHIDGSGPLSFDCRIIPVSRDMVADYFKNRQDEAWRNCINGYAYWMLREDHSREEAVELLQMKKSKDLHDLIFQRGVNIVEVPTWQRRGIGIYKKRVQIEGYNPLSQENVVSERLKLIEDWNLPIFDEEFFKDNEIL; this is encoded by the coding sequence ATGAAAGAATGTGAAATTTTCTCCAACTTAAAGGTTCCCTGCGGCTCCAACATCATTGTGAGACTGGATGGAAGGGGTTTTTCAAAGCTGTCCAGGAGAATTGGATTTAAAAAACCATACGACGTGGATTTTGCCAGAACAATGGTTGAAACCTGCACCACCTTCGCAAGGGAGTTTGCACCATCCTTCGTTTACACCTTTTCAGATGAAATAAACGTTCTGCTCTCGGACATACCCTTTGCTGGACGTGTTGAAAAGCTTGACTCGGTCTTTTCAGGCTTCGTGTCCAGTGCATTCACAACTTCACTCCGTAAGGTGCCCTCATTCCAGGATCACATTGATGGATCTGGACCCCTATCCTTCGACTGTCGAATTATACCAGTTTCCAGGGATATGGTTGCTGATTACTTCAAAAACAGGCAGGATGAAGCATGGAGAAACTGTATCAACGGGTACGCCTATTGGATGCTCAGGGAGGATCACAGCAGGGAGGAGGCTGTTGAACTGCTGCAGATGAAAAAAAGTAAGGATTTACATGACCTGATATTCCAAAGGGGAGTCAACATAGTGGAAGTTCCCACTTGGCAGAGAAGGGGAATTGGAATTTATAAAAAAAGGGTTCAAATTGAAGGTTACAACCCACTATCCCAGGAAAATGTTGTTTCTGAGCGTTTAAAACTCATAGAAGACTGGAATCTACCAATATTTGATGAAGAGTTTTTCAAAGACAATGAAATCCTTTAG
- a CDS encoding Mov34/MPN/PAD-1 family protein encodes MFGFGKKKIEYVQIDHELLEEIMDIAKESYPNEFSAMLQGKVEDNILKIDGLIFLPGAASESGAVMEIFMMPMLSDAVGSVHSHPGYDASPSTADLQFFSKQGSFHIIIAQPYDLDSIRAYDTFGEPAEFEVV; translated from the coding sequence ATGTTCGGATTTGGAAAGAAAAAAATTGAATACGTACAGATCGACCATGAGCTCCTTGAAGAAATCATGGATATTGCAAAGGAATCTTATCCCAATGAGTTCAGCGCAATGCTCCAGGGAAAAGTGGAGGACAATATTTTGAAGATAGATGGCCTGATCTTTCTACCAGGGGCTGCCTCTGAAAGTGGGGCTGTAATGGAGATATTCATGATGCCCATGCTGTCAGATGCAGTTGGTTCTGTGCACAGCCATCCCGGATACGATGCCAGTCCCTCAACTGCAGATCTCCAGTTCTTCTCAAAACAGGGCTCATTCCATATTATAATAGCTCAACCCTATGATCTCGACAGTATCAGGGCTTACGATACCTTTGGTGAGCCTGCAGAATTTGAAGTTGTTTAA
- the serA gene encoding phosphoglycerate dehydrogenase has protein sequence MKVLIADQINEKGIDELKDVAEVVVNTSITKEELLNVIKDFDAIIIRSRTKLTADVIAAADKLKIIARAGVGVDNVDVPAATERGIMVVNAPESTSVTVAEHTIGIILSLARKIAIADKSVKDAKWEKKKFMGLELNGKTLGVIGMGRIGSQVVTRLKAFGMDTIVYDPYITEEVASKLGVTVVDLETLLKNADVMTIHVPLTPETKHLIAKPQFELMKENAFIVNCARGGIIKEEDLYEALKTGQLRGAGLDVYETEPPENSPLFELDNVVLTPHIAASTAEAQRDAAIIVANEVKKVLKGESPKNVLNMPVLDPETFQVIKPYFKLTEKLGKFMIQTAKGNISEINITYCGELAEFQKKDILTRMIIKEVLNPILTEPVNMVNAAAVAENRGIVITEAKRCEAKGYKNLIKVDVKSDGSQMSIEGIFVGEPKIVMINGYTVDVETEGTMLIVTYRDIPGIIGSIGTKLGEHGINIAKMQVGRKELGGEAVMVLRVDQNVPANVIEELKKLENVYDAVAVDL, from the coding sequence ATGAAAGTACTTATCGCTGATCAAATAAACGAAAAAGGAATAGATGAGCTCAAGGATGTGGCAGAAGTTGTTGTAAACACTTCAATCACAAAGGAAGAGCTTTTAAATGTTATAAAAGATTTTGACGCCATAATAATCAGGAGCAGAACCAAGTTAACAGCAGATGTTATAGCTGCTGCAGACAAACTCAAGATCATAGCCCGTGCAGGGGTGGGTGTTGACAACGTGGATGTTCCAGCAGCAACCGAAAGGGGAATAATGGTTGTAAACGCACCTGAATCAACATCAGTAACAGTTGCAGAGCACACCATAGGAATAATACTCTCACTTGCAAGGAAGATAGCCATTGCAGACAAATCAGTTAAGGATGCCAAGTGGGAGAAGAAGAAATTCATGGGACTGGAGCTCAACGGCAAAACATTGGGTGTTATTGGAATGGGAAGGATAGGAAGCCAGGTTGTAACCCGTCTCAAGGCATTTGGAATGGACACGATCGTATACGACCCATACATAACAGAGGAAGTAGCATCAAAACTTGGAGTAACTGTTGTTGATCTTGAAACACTCCTTAAAAACGCTGATGTTATGACCATACACGTACCATTGACCCCTGAAACAAAACACCTCATTGCAAAACCTCAGTTCGAGTTGATGAAGGAAAACGCATTCATAGTCAACTGTGCAAGGGGAGGAATCATCAAGGAGGAAGATCTCTACGAAGCACTGAAAACAGGTCAGCTAAGGGGTGCAGGTCTTGATGTTTATGAAACAGAACCACCAGAAAACAGTCCACTCTTCGAACTCGACAACGTTGTACTCACACCACACATAGCAGCTTCAACAGCAGAGGCACAGCGAGACGCAGCAATAATCGTTGCAAATGAGGTTAAAAAGGTTTTAAAAGGCGAATCTCCTAAGAACGTTCTTAACATGCCTGTGCTTGACCCTGAAACCTTTCAAGTTATAAAACCGTACTTCAAACTCACAGAGAAACTTGGAAAATTCATGATACAAACAGCCAAGGGTAACATCAGCGAGATCAATATAACCTACTGTGGAGAACTTGCAGAATTCCAGAAAAAGGATATTCTAACCCGGATGATAATCAAGGAAGTTCTAAACCCTATACTCACGGAACCTGTGAACATGGTGAATGCAGCTGCAGTTGCTGAGAACAGGGGTATAGTCATAACTGAAGCCAAAAGATGCGAGGCAAAGGGCTACAAAAACCTCATAAAAGTTGATGTTAAATCAGATGGCTCCCAGATGAGCATTGAGGGAATTTTCGTTGGTGAACCAAAGATAGTCATGATAAACGGTTACACAGTGGATGTTGAAACCGAGGGAACCATGCTTATCGTTACCTACAGGGACATACCTGGAATAATCGGTTCAATAGGCACAAAACTTGGAGAACATGGTATAAACATAGCCAAAATGCAGGTTGGTCGCAAAGAACTAGGTGGAGAGGCTGTGATGGTTCTGCGTGTTGACCAGAACGTTCCAGCCAACGTGATAGAAGAGCTTAAAAAGCTTGAAAATGTCTACGATGCTGTTGCAGTGGATCTTTAA
- a CDS encoding heavy metal-binding domain-containing protein has translation MVSMDEFIIVSSNYIPGYEILETKGFVYGLTVRSRGVGGQVGAGIRSMFGGEIKEYVQMMEQSRNEAIERMIQHAEQMGANAVISTRYDSNDVANVMQEILAYGTAVVAQKVE, from the coding sequence ATGGTTTCAATGGATGAATTCATAATTGTGAGCTCAAACTACATTCCAGGATACGAGATTCTTGAAACAAAGGGCTTTGTTTACGGACTTACAGTGAGAAGTAGGGGCGTTGGTGGACAGGTAGGTGCAGGAATCCGTTCTATGTTCGGTGGAGAGATAAAAGAGTACGTGCAAATGATGGAACAGTCAAGAAACGAAGCCATTGAAAGGATGATTCAGCACGCTGAACAGATGGGCGCAAATGCTGTTATAAGCACACGTTATGATTCAAACGACGTTGCAAATGTTATGCAGGAGATACTTGCCTACGGAACTGCTGTGGTTGCACAGAAAGTGGAATGA
- a CDS encoding aldo-keto reductase family protein has protein sequence MFEGTINIKGKDIPRTLLGTAPFTGIEAAQFGHRAMLYQLDFPEDPERIAGIIRKSYEIGVRGIQLIPKPWTVEAVKMAAETGCKMDIIGTVRPEDPSGDVATLSELGASAMILHPATVDKMDFQAVEEQLQLIKDEGAVSGVSTGFPFQITAMLIDSSLQDLFDIYMIPLNKLGYIMDSEGYGPEDRLKLEALIKKLGKRVIANKTLAAGILQPSEAFDYIKTVDYVDMVSVGIASVAEAEETFRIIASK, from the coding sequence ATGTTTGAAGGAACCATCAACATCAAAGGAAAAGATATTCCAAGAACACTCCTTGGAACAGCCCCATTCACAGGAATTGAAGCTGCACAGTTCGGCCACAGGGCCATGTTATATCAGCTTGATTTTCCTGAAGATCCAGAGAGAATCGCAGGTATAATCAGAAAATCCTATGAAATAGGGGTGAGGGGAATTCAGCTCATTCCAAAACCATGGACAGTTGAAGCCGTTAAAATGGCAGCTGAAACTGGCTGTAAAATGGATATCATAGGTACCGTGCGTCCGGAAGATCCTTCAGGGGATGTTGCCACCCTGTCTGAACTAGGTGCATCAGCAATGATACTGCACCCTGCAACAGTTGATAAAATGGATTTTCAGGCTGTTGAAGAACAACTGCAGTTAATTAAAGATGAAGGAGCAGTTTCTGGAGTTTCAACTGGTTTTCCATTCCAGATCACTGCAATGCTCATTGATTCTTCCCTGCAGGATCTATTCGACATCTACATGATCCCCCTGAACAAACTGGGTTACATAATGGACTCTGAGGGTTACGGACCTGAAGACCGTCTAAAACTCGAGGCCCTGATCAAAAAGCTTGGTAAAAGAGTTATTGCAAATAAAACCCTTGCTGCAGGAATACTGCAACCATCTGAAGCCTTCGATTACATTAAAACTGTTGATTACGTGGACATGGTCAGTGTTGGTATCGCATCCGTTGCCGAGGCAGAGGAAACCTTCAGGATCATTGCATCCAAATAA
- a CDS encoding transcriptional regulator, with protein MRGNVPAQRDHILVQINELLSNHGFETSNIYDRSCFDMVARKEFLLLLMKVLINVDGFTGEQAEEIKKLSSIFMASPLIVGLKSKNELLEEDVVYERHGIPVIALETLRSMVIEDIYPEIFADRGGYFVRMDGNVIKEAREHKDLSLKDLADLAHVSRETIYKYEHGMVRAFPETAMILESILNMRITLSVDLFKVPEPEATHSKKAETESEPRKLVDLGFGVIPTSRTPFDALAKPEEEILRDIRKNQAPLITNLEKNRNQNVLKKMAVNVKDLSGVTGTDAVFIMEGKKKLTCIEGIPVVHSWEMEEMETSKEFLRVVRERKECS; from the coding sequence ATGCGTGGTAACGTCCCAGCTCAAAGAGATCATATCCTGGTTCAGATAAACGAGCTTCTATCAAATCATGGTTTTGAAACGTCTAATATATATGATAGGAGCTGCTTCGATATGGTTGCAAGAAAGGAGTTCCTACTTCTCCTTATGAAGGTCCTCATTAACGTTGACGGATTCACAGGAGAACAGGCAGAGGAAATAAAAAAGTTATCAAGCATTTTTATGGCATCACCACTCATAGTTGGGCTTAAATCAAAAAATGAATTATTAGAGGAAGATGTTGTTTATGAGAGGCATGGGATCCCTGTAATTGCCCTTGAAACCCTTAGAAGTATGGTCATCGAGGATATATATCCTGAGATATTCGCTGACCGTGGCGGGTACTTCGTTAGAATGGATGGAAATGTGATAAAAGAGGCAAGGGAACATAAAGACCTTTCATTGAAGGATCTGGCTGATCTTGCCCATGTATCGAGGGAAACCATCTACAAGTACGAGCATGGCATGGTGCGGGCATTTCCAGAAACTGCAATGATACTTGAGAGCATTCTCAACATGAGGATAACCCTTTCAGTTGATCTTTTCAAGGTTCCAGAACCAGAAGCAACGCATTCCAAAAAAGCTGAAACTGAAAGCGAACCAAGAAAACTGGTTGACCTTGGCTTCGGTGTGATACCAACAAGCAGAACACCATTTGATGCCCTTGCAAAACCTGAAGAAGAAATTCTACGTGACATCCGGAAGAATCAGGCCCCATTGATAACCAACCTGGAAAAGAACAGGAACCAGAACGTCTTGAAAAAGATGGCAGTGAACGTCAAGGATCTTTCAGGGGTAACAGGTACAGATGCAGTTTTCATAATGGAAGGTAAAAAGAAGCTCACATGTATAGAGGGAATTCCAGTTGTCCACAGTTGGGAAATGGAAGAAATGGAAACCTCAAAAGAATTTTTAAGGGTTGTACGTGAACGTAAAGAGTGCAGTTAA
- a CDS encoding tRNA(Ile)(2)-agmatinylcytidine synthase, with amino-acid sequence MNDVSLNDVLYVGIDDTDSQEGMCTTYITCVIIRELKDCGFKIQDYPRLIRLNPFARFKTRGNGALTFKLLVDSNEDVEKAKKIILKEVETLSELEEERTNPGVVFYSGRITPEMETYSIRTIQNIVSIEEAEELANSIGAEFFKFKKGRGIIGALAAIGCPLPDHTYECLAYRTPENRGTERRIDHESVREMNRQTYPETFDNVDDGYTAIEPHTPCPVLYGIRGESPEAVRKAHDIVEVNEAIESYCIFKSNQHTDMHLQCIDKISEMEQFKCYIFEAEVSQNPHVIEGGHIIFTAADGSGEIECAAYEPTKTFRDVVRKLAQGDKLRIYGGIGEKGTLNVEKFEILELAPTYKTLNPLCKCGKRMKSAGAGKGYKCPKCGEKLREAEKEKIPVPRDIEKGFYEVPPSARRHLSKPIVRMGEKKNLK; translated from the coding sequence ATGAATGATGTATCTTTGAACGATGTACTGTACGTTGGTATCGATGACACTGATTCCCAGGAGGGAATGTGCACTACTTATATAACTTGTGTAATAATCCGTGAACTTAAAGATTGTGGTTTTAAAATCCAGGACTATCCCCGCCTGATACGGCTTAACCCATTTGCACGCTTCAAAACCCGTGGAAACGGTGCTTTAACCTTTAAATTACTGGTTGATTCAAATGAAGACGTTGAAAAAGCTAAAAAAATCATTTTAAAGGAAGTTGAAACCCTTTCAGAACTTGAGGAGGAGCGGACAAACCCCGGAGTTGTGTTCTACAGTGGAAGGATCACCCCAGAAATGGAAACCTACTCAATCAGAACCATACAGAATATAGTGAGTATAGAAGAAGCAGAAGAACTTGCAAACAGTATAGGTGCAGAGTTCTTCAAATTCAAGAAGGGGAGGGGTATAATTGGTGCACTTGCAGCCATAGGATGCCCCCTTCCAGATCACACCTACGAATGTCTGGCCTACAGGACCCCTGAAAACCGTGGAACTGAAAGGAGAATAGACCATGAATCTGTCAGGGAGATGAACAGACAGACATACCCTGAAACCTTTGACAACGTTGATGATGGTTACACTGCAATAGAACCACACACACCATGCCCGGTTTTATATGGAATAAGGGGTGAAAGCCCTGAAGCCGTGAGGAAGGCCCATGATATCGTTGAGGTTAATGAAGCCATTGAAAGTTACTGCATCTTCAAAAGCAACCAGCACACAGATATGCACCTCCAATGCATCGATAAGATCAGTGAAATGGAACAGTTCAAGTGCTACATCTTCGAGGCAGAGGTATCCCAGAATCCCCATGTGATCGAGGGAGGTCATATCATATTCACCGCGGCTGATGGTTCTGGAGAGATTGAATGTGCTGCCTACGAACCAACCAAAACTTTCAGAGATGTTGTAAGGAAGCTGGCCCAGGGTGACAAACTTCGAATTTATGGAGGAATAGGTGAGAAAGGAACCCTGAACGTTGAGAAGTTCGAGATACTGGAGCTTGCACCCACCTACAAAACCCTGAACCCCCTCTGCAAATGCGGGAAGCGTATGAAGTCGGCAGGTGCAGGTAAAGGATACAAGTGCCCAAAGTGTGGTGAAAAACTTCGTGAAGCTGAAAAAGAGAAGATACCCGTTCCAAGGGATATTGAAAAGGGTTTTTATGAGGTTCCACCGTCTGCAAGGAGGCATTTGAGCAAGCCCATCGTTAGAATGGGTGAGAAGAAGAATTTAAAGTAA
- a CDS encoding DUF5518 domain-containing protein yields the protein MPYLVCDSCGGYYELQPGESPEDFSDKCECGGHLSYVQDLDEADGSNEVCPNCGGVIRDKDEVCPGCGFELKESPLTENQLIFGFLWYLPQIGIFMIGFIAVTYMLGIVIVHSFNSQPITDFYSYLQTLLITLIFPIILLVVIIALIRRFKSRYLGLYEKKNLNWVAIVVAFLIAIVIGMFYGRYLPNNVSLIGPLVGGFIAGCIVGKSYINGLVNGGIPAGIAGFVGVPLVTLLFKSEMHTFNNSSPEMALLLLSVGAIAYFVVFFLIGSIGGILGAGIRKKVNR from the coding sequence ATGCCTTACCTTGTTTGTGATAGTTGTGGGGGTTATTATGAGCTCCAGCCTGGGGAGTCTCCTGAGGATTTCAGTGATAAGTGTGAGTGTGGTGGGCATTTAAGTTACGTTCAGGACTTGGATGAAGCTGATGGCTCAAATGAAGTTTGTCCTAATTGTGGAGGTGTGATCCGTGATAAGGATGAAGTTTGTCCTGGTTGTGGTTTTGAATTAAAGGAATCACCTTTAACAGAAAATCAGCTTATTTTTGGATTTTTATGGTATTTACCTCAAATAGGTATTTTTATGATAGGATTTATTGCAGTGACGTATATGTTAGGGATCGTAATTGTTCATAGTTTTAACTCCCAACCGATAACAGATTTTTATTCATATCTTCAGACTCTACTAATTACGCTTATTTTCCCTATTATTCTTTTAGTGGTAATTATTGCACTTATAAGAAGATTTAAAAGTAGATATTTGGGATTGTATGAAAAAAAGAATTTGAATTGGGTTGCAATTGTTGTTGCATTCCTAATTGCAATTGTAATAGGTATGTTTTATGGAAGATATTTACCTAATAATGTAAGTCTTATAGGGCCGTTAGTTGGTGGATTTATTGCAGGTTGCATAGTTGGCAAGAGTTACATTAACGGACTTGTAAATGGAGGAATTCCAGCAGGTATAGCAGGATTCGTAGGCGTTCCGTTAGTTACGTTGTTATTTAAGAGTGAAATGCATACTTTTAATAATAGCTCACCTGAAATGGCTTTACTCCTTTTATCAGTGGGAGCAATAGCATATTTCGTAGTTTTTTTCCTAATTGGCTCAATTGGTGGAATACTCGGCGCAGGAATAAGAAAAAAGGTCAACCGTTAA
- a CDS encoding MmgE/PrpD family protein → MIAEKLSELTVQTSYSKIPDEAVEKAKLCFLDFLGVALRGSQGKSSKKVRNILPPGEESSILGAGKSTPMDASLANGVAAHSMDLDDGHRIAQLHPGCCIIPAALALCESKKKDGKDLITSIVAGYSTAVTMGILANPGHRNKGFHSTGTCGTFGAAAAASLAMDLDLNETVNALGLAGTQAAGLLESDHAGTMGKHLHAGKAAQSGVLSALLAREGFTGAESIVEGNEGFLNATTYDYETALKNASKDDFKELRTKPHILNVYFKKYPVCRHLHSSIDAVMEILSEIKNETSSNHKIRNEILNIRVKTYKIAAEHNNYHPNTPEALKQSLPMSIALAVNDSLDLENLDSNAFKELELNEIAKRVEIVFDPELDDLYPSMRPSEVTMNLKNGEKYVKRVDLPLGEPENPLNKKDIIEKFQKLNPKFDVDVLGVVDEMESFKICDLIEIINEEFKSYIK, encoded by the coding sequence ATGATTGCAGAGAAACTTTCAGAACTCACAGTCCAGACCAGCTACAGCAAAATCCCTGACGAAGCCGTTGAAAAGGCAAAGCTGTGCTTTTTAGACTTTTTAGGTGTTGCACTCAGGGGATCACAGGGAAAAAGCAGCAAAAAGGTTAGGAACATCTTACCCCCCGGTGAAGAGTCCAGCATCCTCGGGGCAGGGAAGTCCACTCCAATGGATGCAAGCCTTGCAAATGGGGTTGCAGCCCATTCAATGGACCTTGACGACGGCCACAGAATTGCACAGCTCCACCCTGGTTGCTGTATCATACCAGCTGCACTGGCCCTATGTGAATCCAAAAAAAAGGATGGAAAAGATTTAATAACTTCAATAGTGGCAGGTTACAGCACTGCAGTAACCATGGGGATACTTGCAAATCCAGGACATAGAAATAAAGGTTTTCACAGCACAGGAACCTGCGGAACCTTTGGAGCTGCAGCTGCAGCATCCCTGGCAATGGACCTGGATTTAAATGAAACTGTGAATGCCCTTGGACTTGCAGGTACCCAGGCAGCAGGTCTCCTGGAATCTGACCATGCAGGAACCATGGGAAAACACCTACATGCAGGCAAAGCAGCACAATCTGGAGTTCTCTCTGCACTGCTTGCAAGGGAAGGTTTCACAGGAGCAGAATCCATAGTGGAGGGGAACGAAGGATTTTTAAATGCAACAACCTATGATTATGAAACAGCACTGAAAAATGCATCAAAGGATGATTTCAAGGAACTCCGGACTAAACCACACATCCTAAATGTTTACTTCAAGAAGTACCCTGTCTGCAGACATCTTCATTCTTCTATAGATGCAGTTATGGAGATTTTAAGTGAAATTAAAAATGAAACTAGTTCAAATCATAAAATACGGAATGAAATCCTAAACATAAGAGTTAAAACCTATAAAATCGCTGCAGAACACAATAATTACCATCCAAACACTCCTGAAGCTCTGAAGCAGAGTCTTCCCATGAGCATTGCACTGGCTGTTAATGATTCTTTAGATCTTGAAAATCTTGATTCAAATGCATTCAAAGAACTTGAACTGAATGAAATAGCCAAGAGAGTTGAAATCGTATTTGATCCAGAATTGGATGATCTTTACCCATCCATGAGACCATCTGAAGTTACGATGAACCTTAAAAATGGGGAAAAATACGTTAAAAGGGTCGATCTACCCCTAGGAGAACCTGAAAACCCCCTTAATAAAAAGGATATTATTGAAAAGTTTCAGAAGCTCAACCCTAAATTTGATGTTGATGTTTTAGGGGTTGTTGATGAGATGGAATCCTTTAAAATCTGTGATTTGATAGAAATCATCAATGAAGAATTTAAATCATATATTAAATGA
- a CDS encoding peptidase, translating to MDTKDFLSKIGINDAVESFESPKRFPDGAQYRFEVPGIQKPEAMTSLLDAADNYGVKIHRVTQTKGIMLLTDPEIEEMVEIAKAAKVELFLSVGPRATYDTSASANTSEGARIGYRLRGYKNLFYAVEDVKRAISLGVRGIVVYDEGLLWVLSKMRGAGELPEKVHFKVSAHCGHGNPASAKLLQELGADSFNPVRDLQIPMMAAIRRAIDISLDLHMENPKSSGGFIRHYEAPEIIKAAAPVYLKTGGAVAAHHGWDTTQKQAGERARQVLLVQNMINRYYPDAKISEKGRKDMSIPEV from the coding sequence ATGGATACAAAGGATTTTTTAAGTAAAATCGGAATAAATGATGCTGTCGAAAGCTTCGAATCACCTAAAAGATTTCCTGATGGTGCTCAGTACAGGTTTGAAGTTCCTGGAATTCAAAAACCAGAAGCCATGACTTCCTTGCTGGACGCTGCAGACAATTACGGCGTTAAAATTCACAGGGTGACACAGACCAAGGGTATAATGCTTCTCACAGACCCGGAAATCGAGGAAATGGTAGAAATTGCAAAGGCTGCTAAGGTGGAACTGTTTCTGAGCGTTGGACCCCGTGCAACCTACGATACAAGTGCATCTGCCAACACGTCAGAGGGTGCAAGGATCGGTTACAGGCTCAGGGGCTACAAAAACCTGTTCTATGCTGTGGAAGATGTGAAACGTGCTATATCCCTTGGTGTCAGGGGAATAGTTGTCTACGATGAGGGTCTGCTTTGGGTACTAAGTAAGATGCGTGGAGCAGGAGAACTGCCTGAAAAAGTCCATTTCAAGGTTTCAGCCCACTGCGGCCATGGAAACCCTGCATCAGCAAAGCTCCTCCAGGAACTGGGTGCGGATTCATTCAACCCTGTTCGTGACCTGCAGATACCAATGATGGCAGCTATACGCAGGGCAATTGATATCTCCCTTGATCTTCACATGGAAAATCCAAAATCCTCGGGAGGTTTCATAAGACACTACGAGGCCCCTGAAATAATAAAGGCTGCAGCACCAGTTTACCTTAAAACTGGTGGGGCCGTTGCAGCTCACCATGGCTGGGACACAACCCAGAAGCAGGCTGGAGAACGTGCAAGACAGGTTCTTCTTGTTCAAAACATGATAAACCGCTACTATCCAGATGCCAAGATTTCAGAGAAGGGTAGAAAAGATATGTCAATTCCTGAAGTTTAA